GGATTGCTCCATCGACTTCATCAGTTTGGCCAGGTATCCCTCGTTCAGGAGGTGGACCGTTTGGAACTTCCCTTTGTAGAAGACCGCCCAATTGTTGAAAACGCAGGGGGCTGCCTTGGCCTTTTCCAGCGTGTCAACCTTTGTTAGTCGCAAGGGAATCTTGTTGGTTTCACAGTAGGCGGAGATCTGCTCGATGCAATTGGGAATGTAGGGGCATTGAGGGCTGTAGTAGATGGTCAATTCTTCGTGCGCGATGGTTCGGCGTTTGGCGCTTTGGGAAAAGGTCGGCTTGGCTCCATGGAACGACAACGCCAAAAGCTCGTAATCATCGATGCTGTCGCATACTTCGAAGCCGCGCTTCATGAAGAAGGATTTTTCGGACAGGAACGGTGTTTTCTTCTTGGAGCTCAGGATGCAGACTCCCGCCTTGTTCTGCCGTTTTGCTGCCAAAATGCATTCTTCGAGAAGATGCTTGGCGTGGCCTTTGCCTTTGAAGCTCCCGGAAACCCAAAGGCAGTAGATGTGCAGATATCCATCGCCCACAACCGGGGTCCAGGCGGTTTCCAGGGGGGCATACTCGATGAAGACCTTTCCTTTCTGATCCAGTTTGCGGAAAACATGGCCTTCGTCCAGCCTATCGAGAATCCATCGCTTCTTGATTTCGACGCCGGGCTGATGTTTTTTGTCCGCGATCGCGCAACAAATGTGTTCGGTGGCGAGATTGGCCTTGTTCAAGGTCACGTATTCTGTGTTCATGGCGCTTTCGAAGTTCGATTGTTTCATCCGATCTAGCTTCTGTCGCGCCTTGACAGCGTCCCTTCCTATCGACCTCGTGCGTCGAGAGGCGAGAAATCAATGCTCCGTCAGATTTCCGCCGGTCACGAAGTCAAAATCAGATCCTCCCGACGAGAAATGGAGGCTGCAGAAGGTGGCCGAGATCTTGCCGTTTGGTAGGATCTCCACCTTTACCGTGTCGCCTTCCATCGCATCGTAGGACTGGTTGCCGAACACGCCGCTGACATACACCTCGGTTGGTTTGATGGTCCATCCATCCCAGCGGAAGATGGTGTAGAGGCCGGGTTTGGGGCGTTCGAGGAACTGCATGTCGACATCGACGCGCATTGCGCTGGCCGACAAGGTGAAATCGCCGTAGATGTTGTCCCTCGAACTGGCTAGCACGGAGTAGAACTGGTTGTGCTCGTGGCCGAAGTCGATCGTGTTGATTTCCGGGCTGCAGGTCCCTGGGTTGTAGGTCAGCGCCACGGTGGTGAACATGTGTTCGGGTCCGTAGGCGGTTCCCGCAGAATTTGTCGCAAAGGATCGGAGATAGTAGGTGGTGCCTGGCTTGAGCCCTTGGAATTCCACGGAGAAGGAAGAATTTCCATCCCCGCAGTCGGTTTCGCTGTCGTACATGCGAGGGCTTTTCACGATGGGATGGGGAAACTCGCTGTGGACGATGCCCTTGTGGAGGATGGGTGAGCTGCCTTCGGAAAGGATCTCCCCACCGCTCTTGACGGTACTGCGTGTGATCAAGGTCAACGCGGAGGTTGTCACGGTGGGCAGGCCGTTCACGGAGCCTTCGGCGGGTCCGACGATCGAATCCTTGGGAGGAAGGACCGGTTGGACGGGAACCACAGGCGTTTTGGCTGTGTCTTTGGGCGCCTTTGTCGTGTCGGTGAGGACCTTGGTCGTATCCTTGGCGGCTTTGGACGTGTCGATCGGAGAGGAAGTGGTGGGGCCCACGGCTTTGCTGGCTTCGCAGCCGAGGCAGGCCAACGAGAAACCGGCGATCAAAAGGAACGGAATGGAGCGGGACATTTGGGGCTTCCTGCAAATGGGTTGGGCGCGATCCGGTGATGGCTGATATGGATCAAAGATACCTCGGCCCTCTCCTTGACAGAATACGGCAAGACGGGTCGCGCATTGTTCGGATCGGCACAGGCCGAAAAAGCCCTGTGGATCCGATCCAATTTCCATGCGGATCCTACCTTCAAACTAAAACCCCCACTCAGGAGCCGCCATGTCCAGCGAGCATCGCCAACACTGGATCGACACAATCGTTCGGCTGGGCCGTCACCGCTTTCTCTATGCTCCGGGGATTTCCCTCATTCCGCACATCGTTTACCGGCTGGTCAGGTTGATTGTCCATCGAGAGTCCCTGCCGATGGACATCGCGGTTCTGGGAATTTTCGTCCTTTCCTTGATCCTGGTGACTTGGCGGGCCCGGTCATGGTCGGGCTATTTCGTGGCGGTGGCAGCCTCGGCGATCGTTCATTTCATGCTTTTCATCGAGTTCGACATCCGGCGCGCCCGCAACTTGGAGCACGACGAATTCAACATTCTGGACAACACCCTGGCCTTTGTTGGTTTCCAGCTCGGCTCATTGCTGGTGGTGACCGCCATCCTCTCCCTGCCGGTCTTCCTGATCCGCCGCAGGAAGG
This DNA window, taken from Fibrobacterota bacterium, encodes the following:
- a CDS encoding YoaP domain-containing protein encodes the protein MNTEYVTLNKANLATEHICCAIADKKHQPGVEIKKRWILDRLDEGHVFRKLDQKGKVFIEYAPLETAWTPVVGDGYLHIYCLWVSGSFKGKGHAKHLLEECILAAKRQNKAGVCILSSKKKTPFLSEKSFFMKRGFEVCDSIDDYELLALSFHGAKPTFSQSAKRRTIAHEELTIYYSPQCPYIPNCIEQISAYCETNKIPLRLTKVDTLEKAKAAPCVFNNWAVFYKGKFQTVHLLNEGYLAKLMKSMEQSAPSMPL